From Bacillus sp. FSL K6-3431, the proteins below share one genomic window:
- the tenA gene encoding thiaminase II, translating to MKFSEDCLEVSKKWWDASFEHPFVKGIGTGELELEKFRHYVLQDSYYLTQFAKVQSYGAALSKDLFVTNRMAHHAQGTYEAEMGLHRRFSDLLGITSEDREKFQPAPTAYAYTSHLYRAVLSGNLGYVIAALLPCYWLYLEIGSHLKESTPDEPIYQEWINTYNGDWFKSLVTEQVDRLDELAENATEEEHADMLELFRISTYYEYCFWDMSYTLQDWGIKVSDEVQV from the coding sequence ATGAAGTTTTCAGAAGATTGTTTAGAAGTATCAAAAAAATGGTGGGATGCTAGTTTTGAACATCCTTTTGTAAAGGGAATTGGAACAGGTGAATTGGAATTGGAGAAATTTCGTCACTATGTATTGCAGGATTCTTATTATTTAACTCAATTTGCAAAAGTACAGTCATATGGTGCTGCACTATCAAAAGATTTATTTGTAACAAACCGTATGGCCCATCACGCGCAAGGTACGTATGAGGCTGAAATGGGATTACATCGTAGATTTTCAGATCTGCTTGGGATCACAAGTGAAGACAGGGAGAAATTCCAACCAGCTCCGACGGCTTATGCATATACATCGCATTTATACAGAGCGGTTTTATCAGGGAATTTGGGGTATGTCATTGCAGCACTTTTACCTTGCTATTGGCTTTATCTAGAAATTGGCAGCCATTTAAAAGAAAGTACACCAGATGAACCAATATACCAAGAGTGGATTAACACATACAATGGCGATTGGTTTAAATCGCTTGTAACAGAACAGGTCGATAGGCTCGATGAATTAGCGGAAAATGCAACAGAGGAAGAGCATGCTGATATGCTTGAATTATTCAGAATCAGTACTTATTATGAATACTGTTTTTGGGATATGTCATATACGCTTCAGGACTGGGGGATAAAGGTCTCGGACGAAGTACAAGTTTAG
- a CDS encoding YkvA family protein translates to MEKEKETEIHLEKLNFDEHTHNMEKHYSDSKFLNKIKKTGTKLAHKALYAGLVLFYALKSPKLPRRSRLIILGALGYFILPIDIIPDFLPIIGLSDDAAILIAALGKLYEAIDDETKDKARQKMSAWFGVHYDNDFA, encoded by the coding sequence TTGGAAAAAGAAAAAGAAACTGAAATTCATTTAGAAAAGTTAAACTTTGATGAACATACACATAATATGGAAAAGCATTATTCAGATTCGAAATTCCTTAACAAGATAAAGAAAACAGGGACAAAACTAGCGCATAAAGCTTTATATGCAGGACTTGTTCTGTTTTATGCGCTAAAAAGCCCTAAATTGCCACGGCGCTCACGATTGATTATTTTAGGGGCATTAGGTTATTTTATTTTACCAATTGATATTATTCCTGATTTTCTCCCTATTATAGGATTGAGTGATGATGCTGCTATTTTAATCGCAGCACTCGGAAAACTGTACGAAGCAATCGATGATGAAACGAAAGACAAAGCCCGTCAGAAAATGAGCGCTTGGTTTGGCGTTCACTATGATAATGACTTTGCATAA
- the nadR gene encoding multifunctional transcriptional regulator/nicotinamide-nucleotide adenylyltransferase/ribosylnicotinamide kinase NadR, with protein MKKVGMFGGKFLPVHLGHVNAMIIASTMVDELHIIVSYDEEYEKHYFKKSHLIPIVYKQRLRWWSQITKDMDYVYVHAIEEKQTGSFVDWEEGARKIKQSIGAEIDVIFSSEESYSPYFEKLYPLATHEIIDSQRLMVNISATKIREEGVYKHWEMIPEEVRPYFVKKVVVVGTESCGKSTLVKNLARIFNTRYVEEYGRTYYEKFKDCVSVTMKGDYHEIAFEQKYHEKIQAERANKVLFIDTEAIVTQYYSELYVNKKQEILTSIAELQDYDLYLFLEPDVKWVDDGTRAHGEHHVREANNQRLKRMLREFKVEFHEISGSYYDRLEQSRDLVERIMQ; from the coding sequence ATGAAAAAAGTAGGTATGTTTGGTGGGAAATTTTTACCAGTTCATCTTGGGCATGTGAATGCAATGATTATTGCCTCTACAATGGTAGATGAATTGCATATTATTGTTTCCTACGATGAGGAATATGAAAAACATTATTTTAAAAAGAGCCATCTCATACCAATTGTTTATAAACAGCGGCTTCGCTGGTGGAGCCAAATAACTAAAGATATGGATTATGTTTACGTTCATGCGATTGAAGAAAAGCAAACTGGTTCTTTTGTTGATTGGGAAGAAGGTGCGAGAAAAATCAAACAATCAATCGGAGCGGAAATTGATGTCATTTTTAGTTCAGAAGAAAGTTATTCTCCCTATTTTGAAAAATTGTATCCACTAGCAACACATGAAATCATCGATAGTCAACGCTTAATGGTAAATATCTCAGCAACGAAAATTCGTGAAGAAGGTGTATATAAGCACTGGGAGATGATTCCTGAAGAGGTACGCCCTTATTTTGTAAAAAAAGTTGTTGTAGTAGGAACAGAAAGCTGCGGAAAATCTACACTTGTTAAAAACCTAGCAAGAATTTTCAATACGAGATATGTAGAAGAATATGGACGCACATATTATGAAAAATTCAAAGATTGCGTTTCAGTTACAATGAAAGGTGATTATCACGAAATTGCTTTTGAACAAAAATATCATGAAAAAATACAAGCGGAACGTGCAAATAAAGTGCTTTTTATTGACACAGAGGCCATCGTTACACAGTATTATTCAGAGCTTTATGTTAATAAAAAGCAAGAAATTTTAACTAGTATCGCAGAACTCCAAGACTATGATTTATATTTATTTCTCGAACCCGATGTTAAGTGGGTAGATGATGGAACACGAGCACACGGCGAACATCACGTAAGGGAAGCAAATAATCAGCGATTGAAAAGAATGCTTAGAGAATTCAAGGTGGAATTTCATGAAATCAGTGGAAGCTATTATGATAGGCTTGAACAAAGCAGAGATTTAGTTGAAAGGATTATGCAGTAA
- the pnuC gene encoding nicotinamide riboside transporter PnuC, with translation MEAVESVNTKRVTHYFGKWTLFEKIWLTTFTVITIYLFFALKDSLLGLVSSLTGMLCVVLVAKGKITNYYFGIVNTLTYGYLAYTYGLFGDAMLNLLFYFPTQFIGIYVWRKHRATGITQGEDVAIARIQKKFQLIMLTIALWAIYATFLVNIGGKSIGLDSATTVLSVIAQILMIRRYVEQWLVWILVNIFSIAMWIIELIRQDGNDWAIALMWTAFLINSIYGYVNWRKLYRKQEVLDQ, from the coding sequence ATGGAAGCTGTAGAAAGTGTCAACACAAAAAGAGTTACTCATTATTTTGGCAAATGGACATTATTTGAAAAAATATGGCTTACTACATTTACGGTTATCACAATCTATTTGTTTTTCGCTTTAAAAGATAGTTTACTCGGACTCGTATCATCTTTAACTGGGATGCTTTGTGTCGTGCTTGTTGCAAAAGGGAAAATAACAAATTATTACTTTGGTATTGTTAATACCCTGACGTATGGCTATTTAGCTTATACGTATGGACTATTCGGTGACGCGATGTTGAATCTACTATTTTATTTTCCAACTCAATTTATTGGGATTTATGTGTGGAGAAAGCATCGTGCTACTGGAATTACTCAAGGAGAAGATGTTGCTATAGCTAGAATTCAGAAAAAGTTTCAATTAATAATGTTAACGATTGCTCTTTGGGCGATATATGCGACGTTTCTAGTCAATATAGGCGGGAAAAGTATCGGTCTCGACTCTGCGACTACCGTATTATCTGTGATTGCACAAATTCTAATGATTCGAAGATATGTGGAACAATGGCTCGTGTGGATTTTAGTTAATATCTTTTCCATTGCGATGTGGATAATTGAACTGATTCGCCAAGATGGAAATGACTGGGCTATTGCACTAATGTGGACTGCATTTTTAATTAACAGCATATACGGATATGTAAATTGGCGGAAATTATATCGTAAACAGGAGGTGTTGGATCAATGA
- a CDS encoding NUDIX hydrolase translates to MNNETSTSEQRFLKTYNPEHYERPSVTVDMLLFTVARGEQQNYRKLPNMELKILLIKRGKHPFKNQWALPGGFVQMDESLEDAAYRELKEETNVEDVYLEQLYTWGNVDRDPRTRIISVSYLALVDHKKLTISSGDDAEEAEWFNASLKMQKEEKKMMEDGFVKKEIFLLTLKNEEITMTADVVVNRVKSGKVENVHTEITLSDGIAFDHAKIIVYALDRLRNKIQYTDIVFTLMPDSFTLTELQKVYETILDKKLIKANFRRKVSHMVMETNEYTTDAGHRPSQLFSFKNDWSDG, encoded by the coding sequence ATGAATAATGAAACTTCTACTTCAGAACAACGTTTTTTAAAAACATATAATCCAGAACATTATGAAAGACCATCGGTCACAGTAGACATGTTGCTTTTTACAGTAGCAAGGGGCGAACAACAGAACTATCGTAAGCTTCCTAATATGGAATTGAAAATTTTACTTATTAAGCGAGGAAAGCATCCATTTAAAAACCAATGGGCATTACCTGGGGGATTTGTACAGATGGATGAAAGTCTGGAAGATGCTGCATATAGGGAGTTAAAAGAAGAGACCAATGTGGAGGATGTGTATTTGGAGCAGCTTTACACTTGGGGGAATGTTGATCGCGATCCGAGAACAAGAATTATTAGTGTCTCTTATTTGGCACTTGTTGATCATAAGAAATTGACTATTAGCTCGGGAGATGATGCGGAAGAAGCGGAGTGGTTTAATGCTTCATTAAAAATGCAAAAAGAAGAAAAGAAAATGATGGAAGACGGATTTGTTAAAAAGGAGATATTCCTACTTACGTTGAAAAACGAAGAGATAACAATGACAGCAGATGTGGTTGTAAATCGTGTAAAAAGCGGAAAAGTAGAAAATGTTCATACGGAAATTACACTAAGTGATGGAATTGCTTTTGACCATGCCAAAATTATTGTATATGCGCTAGACCGTTTGCGTAACAAAATCCAATATACGGATATTGTTTTTACATTAATGCCTGATTCATTTACTCTTACAGAGCTACAAAAAGTGTATGAAACCATTCTTGATAAAAAGTTGATTAAAGCAAACTTTAGAAGGAAAGTCTCCCATATGGTGATGGAAACAAATGAATATACAACGGATGCAGGGCATAGGCCTTCACAATTATTTTCATTTAAAAATGATTGGAGCGATGGGTGA